Within the Gracilinema caldarium DSM 7334 genome, the region GCATTAGGATACATCGGGCCCCCCCAGCACTCAGCCAGAGGTCCCTTAGTCCTTTTCAGTATCGACACAAAGAAGAAAATAATTAATATTTCTCCTCTATTTAATCGTATCTAACCAATCTCTACTTGTCAATGGAGACCACTAAAGACTTTTACGTAAATAACCGAAAACCAAGTAATGAAGCTTCGATATGTTATGCTTTCTATTTGGGTTACTGTAGCGATTTATTCTCTTGGCTCATTTTGTTATGGGCCCACTGGAATACTAGCTATGAACCATCTTATACAGCAAAAAGAAAAGTTAAGTACCAATATAGAACAATTAGGAATACTTCAACAGAATTTGTCATATTCTGTTAACGCTCTATTGTATGATCGGGATACTATTGAAGTATTAGCAAGAGATTTAGGTTATGGAAAATC harbors:
- a CDS encoding FtsB family cell division protein, translated to MLSIWVTVAIYSLGSFCYGPTGILAMNHLIQQKEKLSTNIEQLGILQQNLSYSVNALLYDRDTIEVLARDLGYGKSDELFIRISSTESINKSRYIVGGLVIPEAYTPPLHEVTLRIIAIASGFIILILTIILGRTLKTNKATSKP